The Lonchura striata isolate bLonStr1 chromosome 25, bLonStr1.mat, whole genome shotgun sequence genomic sequence GGGACCCCGACCCGCACCGACCCCCCCGCACCGCGCCGGGACCCCCGAAGGTGCCGGGCTGCCCCGGACCGCAGGGCCCCCCCATTGCACGGGCGCTGCCCCCCGAGccgcaccgggacccccggacTGCACAGGACCCCCACCCGCAGCGGGGGTGCAGCCCCGCACCGGATCGCGCCGGGACCGCCGCTGCAGCCCCCCCAAAGCACACGGGGACCCCCGGGCCGCCCCGGACCCGCACAGGGCTCCCCCCGCTGCACCCCCCGAAAACCCGCACCGGGCCCCCCCGCTCCGCACGGCGCACGGCCCCTCACCGCGCGCCCCCCCAAGCGCACCGCGACCCCGCACCGGACCGCACCGGACCCCGGGATCGCAGCCCCCCCCCACCGCCGCGCGGAGCCCCCCCGGAGGCGCGCGGGGGTCCCGGACAGCGCGGGTCCCGGCGGGCCGCGGAGccgcggtgccggtgcccccggcccgccgccgccgTACCTGGGGTCCCCCCGGTGCCGCCCGGCgcgcgccccgccgcccccccgccgccgcctccatCTTcgccgcgcggccccgcccgccccgacAACAACATTCGGTGACGTCACTCCGCGTCACGTGACGGCGCCCGCCGCTAAAAATAGCCCCGCGCGCGGGCCCCCCCCCAACCCGGTAAAGGGGCGTGGCCGAGCCGGGGGGGCGGGGCCTAACGGGGCCTTAAAGGGGCCGCGCAGCGAGTGAGGGCCAGGCGGTGTCAGTGGGGAATGGTGTGTGACCGACACAGGGGTGTGAGTGTGTAAGAGCACACAGGCGTGCGAGTGCAGGACACACGCACAGACACACGCGTGTGCCCCTGCCGGCCGCGGCACCTGCTCGTGCCTTGCCCACGCGCGTGGGTGTAGCAGGCCCAGGTTGGGGGGGTCACTCAGCCTGTGCGGGGATGAATCACGCCGGGCCGAGGCCGCGCTGAGTCaccggcggcgccgcggggcccggccggTGACGCGGGGGCACACGCGTGTGCACATGTGACACGCGCGGGGAACGGGGGTGCGTGGCCCTTTAAGGGGCGCGcccgccgccagggggcgcccgGCGCCGCGGGGGAAGCTCCGCCCCTTCCCCGGGGCCGCGGGTtcgagccccggccccgccgcttccgcctccggggccgggccgggggtcGCGGCGCTGCCATGGTAACGGGCCCGGCGCggatttggggtgccctggggggatttggggtccgcCGAGGCAGCCCTGCGGGCCCCGGCCCGTGCGGGGTGCCCCCGGCGCGGTGTgaggccccgccgccgcccggtgCTCCCGCACGAACCACGGAGACCCCCGGGCCCCCAGCTCGCgtgtccctcccagccccattcttccctttttcccacAGTCCTGCCACTTCCAGAGGCTCTTTGGGACCGACGGGGAGCTGGAGGACGAGGTGAGGGCCCCCCGACATcctggggctgccccggggcGCCCGGGCCCGAGGCATCCCCGCTGCTCCTTTCCCCGCAGGATTTCCTCTCCGCTGTGCAAGATGCAGAGAACCAGTTTGTGATCCCCGGACATTCCTCGCCCAGCGCCGTGCCGGTTCTTCCCAGTGAACCCCAAACCAGAAAACCCCATCCCAGTGAACCCCATCCCAGTGAACCCCAACCCAGCGGACCCCAAACCAGAAAACCCCATCCCAGTGAACCCCAACCCAGCGGACCCCAAACCAGAAAACCCCATCCCAGTGAACCCCATCCCAGTGAACCCCATCCCAGTGAACCCCAACCCAGCGGACCCCAAACCAGAAAACCCCATCCCAGTGAACCCCAACCCAGCGGACCCCAACCCAGTGAACCCCAAACCAGAAAACCCCATCCCAGTGAACCCCATCCCAGTGAACCCCAAATCAGGGAACCCCAAACAAGCGGACCCCAACCCAGCAGACCCCAACCCAGCGGACCCCAAACCAGCGAACCCCAACCCAGCGGACCCCAACCCAGCGGACCCCAACCCAGCAGACCCCCCAGCCTGCGGCCCCTCGCCCAGCAGCCCGTGGGCCTGCGGGTTCCCCCGTGGCGGGGAGCAGCGCCCCAGGACGAGCAGGACAATGCCCTTTTcctggctgcctgcagggagCTCGAggggcccggcgctgccccgctgccccccgGGCGCCGCGAGAAGCCGCCCTGGAAGGGCGCAGGGAAGGAGAACGCTCAGGAATGTGGGGTCCCCAAAAAGCTCAGGCTGGCACAGGAGCTGGTCCCCGGCTccggggggctgcaggaggggcagggcccCCTCCCCAGTCCCAGACCGGTGCTGCGGCCCAGCGCGGCCGgcgcccccagacccccccctTCCCTGGGAGAGCCAAGAGGGTCCGCAGGCTCCGTCCCTGCTCCGGGGGCTCCGTGCCTGAGGCCTGGCCAAGCGCCCCCGGGAAGGAGCAGCTCCTCGGTGCCCTGGACccccccagcacagagctgcccccagccccggctgccccccagacccccctCGGGCCCCCCCAGCTCCGTGGAGTCCCCCGGCTTCCCGAACCCCCCCGTGGCCCCCAACGCCCCCGGCCCCCCGAGCGTCCCCGTGGTCACCAACCACCTGGTGCAGCTGGTGGCAGCGGCCAGCAAAGcccccccgggagccccccgagcccccggccGCAGGGAGAGCCGGCGCTTCCCGGGGCCCGCCGGGATCCTGCCCCAGcaggtgggctgggatggggaggggaggctggACAGGGGTGAGAGAGGGCCtgggtggggatggggacagcatgggaaaggatgggatggggatggggatggggatgaggtCAGGAGTGCAATGGGTGTGGGCAGAAcgggaatgggagtgggctatgggatgggatgggatgggatgggatgggatgggatgggatgggatgggatgggatgggatgggatgggatgggatgggatgggatgggatgggatgggatgggagcagcTGGTGCAGCCAGGCAGATCCCTGGACGTCTCTCCCTCTCCCACAAGCACTctgggaagctgctggaggagatcCTGGTGGCTGCTCCCCAGGCTCCGGCTCACGGGGCCGTGGCGAAGCCACGGGCTCAGGTAACCCCCCACACGGGCTCAGGTAAcccccccatcccagccctgccccggcaGATCCCGGGGGATCGGCCCCGGTGCTCCTGACCCTGCGTGTCCCTGCCCCAGGCGCTGCCCAGCTCCCCGCTGCCCACGGAGGAGGATTTCGGGAAGGGGCCCTGGCTGGCCATGAAGACGGAGCTGGGGCTGGATGAGAGGGACCCCAGCTGCTTCCTCCACAGCTACAGCGTGGTCATGGTGCTCCGCAAGGTGAGGATTCAGccccagctcttccctcagccCCCGGAGCTGcttgtggggctgggggtctctggggaaggggctgagctgagcacagacATCCACATCCCCCGGGTGATGAGGGTGTAAGATCCAGCAACATCCCACGGGAAGGATCCTGGGGTTCAACTGCCCAAGGttatcccaaaatccccgttgtGCTGTGCAGGCAGCCCTGAAGCAGCTCCCGAAAAACAAAGTTCCCAGCATGGCCGTGATGATCAAGTCCCTGACCAGGAGCAGCGCTGGTGCCGGTGCCGTGTTCCGGGACCCCACAGGTGAGTGGGGGTTAcctgtgcccgggggtccccgtGCCCGGGGGTTACCTGTGTACCTGTGCCCggggtccctgtgcccaggggggctcagggatGCCACCCCTCGTTCCCAGGGGAGATGCAGGGCACCCTGCAccggctgctgctggagcagaggcagagcgAGCTCCGGGCCGGCTCCGTGCTGCTcctgaggcaggtgaggagaaTCTGGGGGGCTGCTGGTCCCACCCCAGCGGGGTCTCTTCCATCCCTGGGGAATGCGGGGTGGGGGATACAGCACATCACCTGTGCCATTCCCAACCCCGTTGCACCCTGGAAGTGGGAATGTAAATATTAGGATAAGGGGATAAGAGGAACTGGTGTGGTCATGTGGTACGTCCCTGTTCCCGTTCCATAGCActctggaataaaaaaatatcaaaaatataaatacaagaAAAGGATCTCCCACGGTTTTGCACCTCGGATTTTTCTCAGCTATTCCTAAAATGTCACCCCTCATCCTGAGATTTCCATGAATGGGGACCTGTACCTTGGGGGTTTATCCAGGAGCTGTGTCTGCCCTCTCCGCAGGTCGGGGTCTTCTCCCCCTCCCACCGCAACCACTACCTCAACGTGACCCCCAACAACCTCCTCCGGATCTTCCCACCCGAGCCCGAGGGCTGCTCCCCCCGCCAGGTCAGGGGGGCACCGGCGGCCCTGGGGGGCTGCTGGGACCCCAGGGGGGTCTGGGTTCTGGGGACCCTCGAGAGAAGGGGGGGCTGGGTAAATCCCCCAGGAATCCATCCCCGCTGGGTTTTGCAGgtccctggcctggctgagctgagcccagagcccccggcacggcccacccgggctgtccctgctcccgAGCACCGGGGACAGCCGAGGACAGGCGGACCCAGCGCGGAGCAGCGTCCCGGGGGCTCCTCCCTGCGCCCAGCGAGCTCTGATCCCGGCTGGGAAGGACCGGTGGGAACGGATGGATGTGACCTGGGTGAGTCGGAGCCACCCTGGAGGGGAGGAGAAGCTCTCCGGCCTGGGGAAAGCCGGGCCTGGCCCCTGAGCAGTGCCAcggtcacacacacacacgagTGACATCCTCTGTGCCTGCAGATGACCTGGACGGGCTCCTGGGAGAGCTGCCCGAGGATTTCTTCTCAGCCCCGGCTCGGGTTGACTGcggctgagcccagcagctctgctgagggtGGCGGTGCCAGGAGCAGGTGGCACGGCTGGCAcccccctgctgctccctgcgtGTCCGTGGTGTTTGCTGTGGGGCCGAGAGCCGGGGCACCCCGAGGCCTCGGCGCTGCTCCGGGCCCCCAAACCTGCATTAAAGGGCTCTTTGGTTTCTGCATCACCTGTGTCCTCGTGTGTCACCCCTGTTCCTTCCCGGGGTCCCTGCTCCTCCGGGTGTGAGGAGCCGTCTCCCCAGGCtctcacagccctgcaggaccAGGGATCCCCAGGTCCCTCCCCGTGG encodes the following:
- the HROB gene encoding homologous recombination OB-fold protein produces the protein MSCHFQRLFGTDGELEDEDFLSAVQDAENQFVIPGHSSPSAVPVLPSEPQTRKPHPSEPHPSEPQPSGPQTRKPHPSEPQPSGPQTRKPHPSEPHPSEPHPSEPQPSGPQTRKPHPSEPQPSGPQPSEPQTRKPHPSEPHPSEPQIREPQTSGPQPSRPQPSGPQTSEPQPSGPQPSGPQPSRPPSLRPLAQQPVGLRVPPWRGAAPQDEQDNALFLAACRELEGPGAAPLPPGRREKPPWKGAGKENAQECGVPKKLRLAQELVPGSGGLQEGQGPLPSPRPVLRPSAAGAPRPPPSLGEPRGSAGSVPAPGAPCLRPGQAPPGRSSSSVPWTPPAQSCPQPRLPPRPPSGPPSSVESPGFPNPPVAPNAPGPPSVPVVTNHLVQLVAAASKAPPGAPRAPGRRESRRFPGPAGILPQQHSGKLLEEILVAAPQAPAHGAVAKPRAQALPSSPLPTEEDFGKGPWLAMKTELGLDERDPSCFLHSYSVVMVLRKAALKQLPKNKVPSMAVMIKSLTRSSAGAGAVFRDPTGEMQGTLHRLLLEQRQSELRAGSVLLLRQVGVFSPSHRNHYLNVTPNNLLRIFPPEPEGCSPRQVPGLAELSPEPPARPTRAVPAPEHRGQPRTGGPSAEQRPGGSSLRPASSDPGWEGPVGTDGCDLDDLDGLLGELPEDFFSAPARVDCG